From the genome of Treponema peruense:
ATCACAAGGTTCTGCTTTGCTTTTTCTTTATCGCCGAAAGTTTCAACAGTCTGCATTTCATACAAAGGCATACCGCGTATAAGTTTACCTTTTATATCATAGTTTCCTTTATAACGGAGAGTGCGAGTAAAATTATCTAAAAGAGCCTGCCCTTCAATCGGCTCCGGGGTGTATGGAATGTATTTAATTGGCATTCATTTTCTCCTCATAACTTACTAAAAATGCAATATCTTCTCTTGTAATATTCTTTTTAGATTCTTTTGATAAATAAGTTTTTATAGTTGAGTTAAATAATTCAACATCAATAAACAATGATTCCACATTATTAATATCCTCTCGTATTGTTAAATTAAACAATATTTCAATTAATACTTGAGATGTATATTCCATTAAATGTTTTGTAAGATATTGTAAATGTTTTGGTGTTTCCCCAGAATGAATAATTGTATTTCTTGCTCGATACAATCTACGTAGATGCCATTTTAATCTTGTTTCAAATCTTTCGATATCTTTTTTTACTGAATTAAGTTTTTCATATCGTTTATTAATAGCAAAAATATTATATCGAATGAAAGGGTATTTTTCTAAAAAAGAATTTAACTCAATACGAGCATCCTTATATTCATCTAATAAAATTAAATTTATAAAATCTAGGTTATTTATTGATGATTTGTTAAAATAAGTATTAAAAAAGCCCTCTAGCTGATTTTTTGGTATATTATCCGTAACATCTCGTAATAAAGCTTCAAAGATCATAGCATAATAATCTTTTGAAAGAATTGGGAGGATATTATCCTCGATTTGCATAATCTTAGAAATATCTTTCTTTTCACACAAACTTTCCAATACCGCCCAAAAATTCAGAAATGAACTTTCTAAGTGCTTGTTCTCATAAGCATTGGTATAATTCATTATTGCTTTATCAATAACAGGAAATACATTATTCTCATAAGTCATTAAAGAGGTTATAACGCCTTCTGCCGTTTCGCCAATTTGTAATTTAGAAATCTCAGCTTCTTCAGAAAGATATACAAGTCCATTTCTTCGTATTTTGATAAAATTTCTTTCACCAGACTCATCATCAATAACTATACAAGATTTTCCAAAAAAAGGTTTTGTGCTTTGAGAAAAAAACTTATAATATCTTGTAAACAATGCTAAATTATTCATTACTCGTATAGAAGCTTGATTTGAATCTAATTCTTCCACCGAAGCAGAAATCAAAATATATCTATCAGTATCATAATGAAAACCTTCTATAAATTTTGAAGGTGTATTAAAAGAGACAGATAATCTTTTTTCAAGGATAGCTTGAAACTGTTTTATCTCCAAGTCAACAGGAAGAATAACGGTGAATCTTTGATTAACAAAATCAAACTTTGTTAAAAAAGTTTCAACTGTATTTATAGAAATCTCTTTTCCACTTTTGAATATTTTTTTATTATAATTATAAATAAAGTCTTCTGAATATCCGCCACCAATCAGATATGGAAGATAACTTTTTAATCCTAAATAAAGTTCAGTTTTATTTTTTTCTTTCTTTATGTTTTCTAATAAATAATTTTTTGCAATTTCATTAAACTTATAAAGTTGATTTACTAAGTATAAAATTACAGATTTTTTTTCTTCAAAGGGAACTGCACTAAACTTTTGCTTTATAGCTAAAATTTCTGTCTTTTTTAAAATACAATTAACAATTACATCTTGTCCTAAAGTCTCCCAAATTTCATCAGAAATAAAATCTAGATGTTTTTTATCAATCATTCCTTTTCTTACCAAATCAAATGCTTCGAGATATTCATATAATAAAGAATAAGCATTTAGAACAGAGACACAATGTACATGATCGGTATTTGGATTTAGAAGTTTTTCTATACTTTGAGAAAAAAATAGAACGGCATCATTCTTGAATCCATTCTTCCAATTTCCAGTAATTTCATATTTCATTCTCCCATCTCCTCCAAGAATAAATCGTAATCGCTCTTAAACAATCTATCCTGTACAATTCTGTATTTTTCAAATTCGCTTTCTGCATGTAGTTTTGCCTGTTCCGCGCTTATTTTTCCTGGTCCTGTTAAAATTTCATTTCCGTTGAATTCCAAAAAACCATCCAAACGTATTGCCCAATCTTCCATGCTCATAGGTATGTGACGTTCTGCCTGCATTTCTGCATAATCAAGATATAAGGAAACAAGTCTCTCCATAAAACTCATTTCTTTTTCTGATAAATAGTTTTTTGCAATAGTTACGTCTGCTTTTATGATTTTTCCAGAAGGTGCATTTTCCCAAGTTGTAAGCCCCATGTGTTCCTTTTTTGCATCAGCGCGCTCCACAATAAGTTCTGCTGCCGTATGCCTATGTACAGCATAATGCATTTTATTCTGCACCATCTTAAAGAATTCTTTTGTTGTAGTAGCATCCTTGTCATAATCAAAGGCCGTTGCATATAAGTCAGTAACCTTTTGATAAAACTTTCTTTCTGAAAGCCTTATTTCCCTGATTTGCTGAAGCTGGCGCTCAAAATATTCATCTGTAAACATGTGTCCTTTTTTCAGTCGCTCTTTGTCCATTGTCCAGCCTTGAATTGTATAATCCTTGACAATTTGACCAGCCCACTTTCTAAACCTAACGGCACGCTCATTATTTACTTTAAAACCAACAGCAATAATCATCTGAAGATTATAGTGCACAACCTCACGAGAAACAGTTCGGTTTCCCTCATTTTGAACTATTAAAAAATTTTTAATAGTTGCCTCTTTTGTTAATTCTCCATCGTCATAGATTTTTTTAAGATGATAATTTATATTTGCAACATCAACATCATATAAAGCTGCCATCATTTTTTGGGTCAGCCAGATATTCTCGTCTTCATATCTCATTTCATAACTTTCAGGAGAATCACCTGTTGCTGCAATGTAAGTAAGATATTCAGCGGCGGAACTTCTAATTGTAACTTCTTTTTTTTGCTTCTTTGCCATTTACATTTCCTCCCCAAAAAATGCATTAACATGGATGATTGTCTTTTTAATTCTTTCTTCGTCCGACTTATTATCTTGCAGATAAAGATATGAGAATTTTTCAGCGCCTGTTTTTTCATTGTTCATCTTTATAAAATACTGCTCAACAAATTCCCGGCGGGCAATGAAATTCGGGTCATTTGCATATAAGCTGCCTTTTGTTTCAACAATTAAAACTTTTCCGACTTCGTTTTCTGATTTCCTTTGCAAGATGATAAAATCAGGTGTATATTCACCGACATTTGACCAATCTTTTTCAGTTTTTTTATAACAGTGAATCTTAAAATCAGTCAGATTTCGGTCACCGTTATAATAGACTTCAAGATTAAATTTTGACACGCACTCTTCTTTTAAAACTTCTCCAAGGAATTTCTGTTCAAAAGAACTGTCTGTTTTATATGGAAGGTAATGAAAAGTCCGGTCTTTATTTGGATAAGGGCAAGCCTTATTT
Proteins encoded in this window:
- a CDS encoding virulence RhuM family protein codes for the protein MAKKQKKEVTIRSSAAEYLTYIAATGDSPESYEMRYEDENIWLTQKMMAALYDVDVANINYHLKKIYDDGELTKEATIKNFLIVQNEGNRTVSREVVHYNLQMIIAVGFKVNNERAVRFRKWAGQIVKDYTIQGWTMDKERLKKGHMFTDEYFERQLQQIREIRLSERKFYQKVTDLYATAFDYDKDATTTKEFFKMVQNKMHYAVHRHTAAELIVERADAKKEHMGLTTWENAPSGKIIKADVTIAKNYLSEKEMSFMERLVSLYLDYAEMQAERHIPMSMEDWAIRLDGFLEFNGNEILTGPGKISAEQAKLHAESEFEKYRIVQDRLFKSDYDLFLEEMGE